The following proteins are co-located in the Solanum pennellii chromosome 1, SPENNV200 genome:
- the LOC107002814 gene encoding alanine--tRNA ligase, chloroplastic/mitochondrial isoform X1, with translation MTSLNFPKTGHGRDSILLFPTSCFQSKPFLPSSKGYRYSSGLIVRTQTLIYASSLSNGRTKIKGPREIQFVAKAQPVAVELVEDKLRDPQTSGDAIRQRFLDFYAARGHKVLPSASLVPDDPTVLLTIAGMLQFKPIFLGKVPREVPSAATSQKCIRTNDIENVGRTSRHQTFFEMLGNFSFGDYFKKEAIKWAWELSTSEYGLPADRLWISVYEDDDETFALWHDELGIPKERIKRLGEDDNFWTSGVTGPCGPCSELYYDFHPERGTSDVDLGDDTRFIEFYNLVFMQYNKKDDGSLEPLKQKNIDTGLGLERMARILQKVPNNYETDLIFPILEKAAELANVSYALADDSTKTKLKIIGDHMRAVVYLISDGVNPSNIGRGYVVRRLIRRVVRTGRLLGVKGDGMGDLQGAFLPILAKKVIELSTNIDADVKTRSSRILEELRREELRFVLTLERGEKLLEQMLADALLNIQGTETAPCLSGKDAFILYDTYGFPVEITKEVAEERGISIDMNSFDIEMEKQRQLSQAAHDTVKLAVENGANHAEDIPDTEFLGYNTLHSKAVVEGLLVNGSPVAQVSKGGEVEILLNRTPFYAESGGQIGDNGFLYMMEAENGQKAIVEIKDVQKSMGNIFVHKGTITEGTIEVGREVEAAVDANLRQRAKVHHTATHLLQSALKRVIGQETSQAGSMVAFDRLRFDFNFHRSLQDKELEEIEGLINQWIGDGTILETKVMSLTDAKGAGAVAMFGEKYGEQVRVVEVPGVSMELCGGTHVSNTAEIRGFKIISEQGIASGIRRIEAVAGDAFIEYVLTRDNYMKQLCSTLKVKAEEVTGRVDGLLEELRLTRNEVSAARAKAAIYKASTLASRAFTIGTSKSIRLLVEFMDDIDADSLKSAAEYLVDSLKDPAAVVLGSCPGEGKVSLVVALTPGVVNLGIKAGEVIKPLAKSCGGGGGGRPNFAQAGGRKPENLLGALEEAREQLKNLLEK, from the exons ATGACAAGCCTCAACTTTCCTAAGACTGGCCATGGCAGGGACTCTATACTCCTCTTTCCTACTTCATGCTTCCAATCAAAACCTTTTCTTCCTTCATCCAAAG GTTATAGGTATTCTTCAGGTTTGATTGTAAGGACCCAGACCTTAATTTATGCAAGTAGTTTATCCAATGGACGCACTAAAATAAAGGGACCAAGAGAAATACAGTTTGTCGCAAAAG CTCAACCTGTGGCTGTGGAACTTGTAGAGGATAAGTTAAGGGATCCCCAGACAAGTGGTGATGCTATACGTCAGCGCTTCCTTGACTTTTATGCTGCAAGAGGTCACAAGGTTCTTCCAAGTGCTTCTCTTGTCCCAGATGATCCGACTGTTCTATTGACAATTGCCGGAATGCTTCAGTTTAAGCCTATATTCCTTGGAAAG GTTCCCAGGGAAGTACCTAGTGCAGCTACTTCTCAGAAATGCATCCGAACAAATGATATTGAGAATGTGGGTCGAACATCCCGACATCAAACATTCTTTGAGATGCTTGGAAATTTTAGTTTTGGAGATTATTTTAAGAAGGAAGCTATTAAGTGGGCATGGGAGCTCTCCACCTCTGA ATATGGACTCCCAGCTGATAGATTATGGATTAGTGTTTACgaagatgatgatgaaactTTTGCACTATGGCATGATGAG CTAGGTATTCCTAAAGAGCGGATAAAAAGACTTGGAGAAGATGATAACTTCTGGACAAGTGGAGTTACCGGTCCCTGCGGTCCCTGCTCTGAACTTTATTATGATTTCCATCCCGAGAGGGGCACTTCTGATGTT GATCTTGGAGATGATACAAGATTTATAGAGTTCTACAACCTTGTTTTTATGCAATACAATAAGAAGGATGATGGTTCCCTTGAGCCTTTGAAGCAAAAGAATATAGATACTGGACTTGGTTTAGAGCGTATGGCCAGGATTCTGCAGAAG GTCCCCAACAATTATGAAACAGACTTAATATTTCCCATCCTAGAGAAGGCTGCAGAATTGGCCAATGTCTCATATGCTCTTGCAGATGACTCTACAAAAACAAAGCTTAAA ATAATAGGAGATCATATGCGTGCAGTTGTTTATCTGATATCTGATGGTGTCAACCCATCAAATATTGGTAGAGGGTATGTGGTACGTCGCCTCATTAGAAGGGTTGTTCGAACAGGCAGGTTACTTGGTGTAAAGGGAGATGGGATGGGTGATCTTCAAGGAGCATTTTTGCCAATTCTTGCCAAAAAGGTGATTGAACTAAGCACCAATATTGATGCTGATGTGAAGACAAGATCATCCCGCATACTTGAGGAATTGAGAAGGGAGGAGCTTCGTTTTGTCTTGACTCTAGAAAGGGGAGAAAAACTTCTTGAGCAGATGCTGGCAGATGCATTATTAAATATTCAGGGAACTGAGACTGCACCCTGTCTGTCGGGCAAGGATGCATTCATATTGTATGACACCTATGGATTTCCAGTGGAGATAACAAAGGAAGTTGCTGAAGAACGTGGAATCAGTATAGATATGAATAGCTTTGACATAGAAATGGAGAAGCAAAGACAGCTATCTCAGGCTGCACATGATACAGTTAAACTAGCAGTTGAAAATGGTGCAAACCATGCTGAAGATATCCCTGATACTGAGTTTCTTGGCTACAATACTCTCCATTCCAAGGCAGTGGTTGAGGGTTTGTTGGTAAATGGTAGTCCTGTAGCACAAGTCTCCAAAGGAGGTGAAGTTGAAATTTTGCTGAACAGGACTCCATTTTATGCCGAGTCGGGAGGCCAAATTGGGGATAACGGTTTTCTATACATGATGGAGGCTGAAAATGGACAGAAAGCTATTGTAGAAATAAAAGATGTCCAAAAATCTATGGGTAATATATTTGTCCATAAAGGGACAATCACAGAAGGTACTATAGAGGTTGGCCGAGAAGTAGAAGCTGCTGTTGATGCAAACTTGAGGCAGCGGGCTAAG GTTCACCATACAGCTACTCATTTACTTCAATCAGCACTCAAAAGAGTAATTGGTCAGGAAACATCTCAAGCAGGATCAATGGTTGCTTTTGATCGTCTTAGATTTGACTTCAACTTCCATCGATCTCTTCAAGACAAGGAACTCGAAGAAATCGAAGGTTTGATAAACCAATGGATTGGCGATGGCACAATTCTGGAAACAAAAGTCATGTCTTTGACTGACGCAAAAGGAGCTGGGGCGGTTGCTATGTTTGGAGAAAAATATGGAGAACAG GTACGCGTAGTTGAAGTTCCTGGCGTGTCGATGGAATTATGTGGTGGCACCCATGTCAGCAATACTGCTGAGATACGTGGCTTCAAAATCATATCAGAGCAGGGCATTGCATCGGGAATAAGGCGAATTGAAGCTGTAGCTGGAGATGCTTTCATTGAGTATGTCCTTACAAGAGATAACTACATGAAGCAGCTATGCTCCACTCTCAAA GTAAAAGCAGAAGAAGTAACTGGCAGGGTAGACGGGCTTTTGGAAGAATTACGATTGACAAGAAATGAAGTTTCAGCTGCTCGGGCAAAAGCAGCAATCTATAAGGCATCAACACTTGCTAGCAGAGCGTTTACTATTGGAACTTCAAAAAGTATTAG GCTCCTAGTTGAGTTCATGGATGATATTGATGCCGATTCACTTAAGAGTGCTGCAGAATATCTGGTGGATTCTTTGAAGGATCCAGCAGCTGTGGTTCTAGGATCATGCCCAGGAGAAGGAAAAGTTAGCCTTGTTGTTGCTCTAACACCAGGAGTTGTTAATCTCGGAATTAAAGCCGGTGAAGTTATAAAGCCTCTAGCTAAATCGTGTGGTGGAGGAGGGGGTGGTCGGCCTAATTTCGCTCAAGCAGGTGGGAGGAAACCAGAGAACTTGCTAGGCGCTCTTGAAGAAGCTCGTGAACAGCTTAAAAATCTGCTTGAAAAATGA
- the LOC107002814 gene encoding alanine--tRNA ligase, chloroplastic/mitochondrial isoform X3, translating into MILRMWVEHPDIKHSLRCLEILVLEIILRRKLLSGHGSSPPLIFVCRYGLPADRLWISVYEDDDETFALWHDELGIPKERIKRLGEDDNFWTSGVTGPCGPCSELYYDFHPERGTSDVDLGDDTRFIEFYNLVFMQYNKKDDGSLEPLKQKNIDTGLGLERMARILQKVPNNYETDLIFPILEKAAELANVSYALADDSTKTKLKIIGDHMRAVVYLISDGVNPSNIGRGYVVRRLIRRVVRTGRLLGVKGDGMGDLQGAFLPILAKKVIELSTNIDADVKTRSSRILEELRREELRFVLTLERGEKLLEQMLADALLNIQGTETAPCLSGKDAFILYDTYGFPVEITKEVAEERGISIDMNSFDIEMEKQRQLSQAAHDTVKLAVENGANHAEDIPDTEFLGYNTLHSKAVVEGLLVNGSPVAQVSKGGEVEILLNRTPFYAESGGQIGDNGFLYMMEAENGQKAIVEIKDVQKSMGNIFVHKGTITEGTIEVGREVEAAVDANLRQRAKVHHTATHLLQSALKRVIGQETSQAGSMVAFDRLRFDFNFHRSLQDKELEEIEGLINQWIGDGTILETKVMSLTDAKGAGAVAMFGEKYGEQVRVVEVPGVSMELCGGTHVSNTAEIRGFKIISEQGIASGIRRIEAVAGDAFIEYVLTRDNYMKQLCSTLKVKAEEVTGRVDGLLEELRLTRNEVSAARAKAAIYKASTLASRAFTIGTSKSIRLLVEFMDDIDADSLKSAAEYLVDSLKDPAAVVLGSCPGEGKVSLVVALTPGVVNLGIKAGEVIKPLAKSCGGGGGGRPNFAQAGGRKPENLLGALEEAREQLKNLLEK; encoded by the exons ATGATATTGAGAATGTGGGTCGAACATCCCGACATCAAACATTCTTTGAGATGCTTGGAAATTTTAGTTTTGGAGATTATTTTAAGAAGGAAGCTATTAAGTGGGCATGGGAGCTCTCCACCTCTGA TCTTTGTCTGCAGATATGGACTCCCAGCTGATAGATTATGGATTAGTGTTTACgaagatgatgatgaaactTTTGCACTATGGCATGATGAG CTAGGTATTCCTAAAGAGCGGATAAAAAGACTTGGAGAAGATGATAACTTCTGGACAAGTGGAGTTACCGGTCCCTGCGGTCCCTGCTCTGAACTTTATTATGATTTCCATCCCGAGAGGGGCACTTCTGATGTT GATCTTGGAGATGATACAAGATTTATAGAGTTCTACAACCTTGTTTTTATGCAATACAATAAGAAGGATGATGGTTCCCTTGAGCCTTTGAAGCAAAAGAATATAGATACTGGACTTGGTTTAGAGCGTATGGCCAGGATTCTGCAGAAG GTCCCCAACAATTATGAAACAGACTTAATATTTCCCATCCTAGAGAAGGCTGCAGAATTGGCCAATGTCTCATATGCTCTTGCAGATGACTCTACAAAAACAAAGCTTAAA ATAATAGGAGATCATATGCGTGCAGTTGTTTATCTGATATCTGATGGTGTCAACCCATCAAATATTGGTAGAGGGTATGTGGTACGTCGCCTCATTAGAAGGGTTGTTCGAACAGGCAGGTTACTTGGTGTAAAGGGAGATGGGATGGGTGATCTTCAAGGAGCATTTTTGCCAATTCTTGCCAAAAAGGTGATTGAACTAAGCACCAATATTGATGCTGATGTGAAGACAAGATCATCCCGCATACTTGAGGAATTGAGAAGGGAGGAGCTTCGTTTTGTCTTGACTCTAGAAAGGGGAGAAAAACTTCTTGAGCAGATGCTGGCAGATGCATTATTAAATATTCAGGGAACTGAGACTGCACCCTGTCTGTCGGGCAAGGATGCATTCATATTGTATGACACCTATGGATTTCCAGTGGAGATAACAAAGGAAGTTGCTGAAGAACGTGGAATCAGTATAGATATGAATAGCTTTGACATAGAAATGGAGAAGCAAAGACAGCTATCTCAGGCTGCACATGATACAGTTAAACTAGCAGTTGAAAATGGTGCAAACCATGCTGAAGATATCCCTGATACTGAGTTTCTTGGCTACAATACTCTCCATTCCAAGGCAGTGGTTGAGGGTTTGTTGGTAAATGGTAGTCCTGTAGCACAAGTCTCCAAAGGAGGTGAAGTTGAAATTTTGCTGAACAGGACTCCATTTTATGCCGAGTCGGGAGGCCAAATTGGGGATAACGGTTTTCTATACATGATGGAGGCTGAAAATGGACAGAAAGCTATTGTAGAAATAAAAGATGTCCAAAAATCTATGGGTAATATATTTGTCCATAAAGGGACAATCACAGAAGGTACTATAGAGGTTGGCCGAGAAGTAGAAGCTGCTGTTGATGCAAACTTGAGGCAGCGGGCTAAG GTTCACCATACAGCTACTCATTTACTTCAATCAGCACTCAAAAGAGTAATTGGTCAGGAAACATCTCAAGCAGGATCAATGGTTGCTTTTGATCGTCTTAGATTTGACTTCAACTTCCATCGATCTCTTCAAGACAAGGAACTCGAAGAAATCGAAGGTTTGATAAACCAATGGATTGGCGATGGCACAATTCTGGAAACAAAAGTCATGTCTTTGACTGACGCAAAAGGAGCTGGGGCGGTTGCTATGTTTGGAGAAAAATATGGAGAACAG GTACGCGTAGTTGAAGTTCCTGGCGTGTCGATGGAATTATGTGGTGGCACCCATGTCAGCAATACTGCTGAGATACGTGGCTTCAAAATCATATCAGAGCAGGGCATTGCATCGGGAATAAGGCGAATTGAAGCTGTAGCTGGAGATGCTTTCATTGAGTATGTCCTTACAAGAGATAACTACATGAAGCAGCTATGCTCCACTCTCAAA GTAAAAGCAGAAGAAGTAACTGGCAGGGTAGACGGGCTTTTGGAAGAATTACGATTGACAAGAAATGAAGTTTCAGCTGCTCGGGCAAAAGCAGCAATCTATAAGGCATCAACACTTGCTAGCAGAGCGTTTACTATTGGAACTTCAAAAAGTATTAG GCTCCTAGTTGAGTTCATGGATGATATTGATGCCGATTCACTTAAGAGTGCTGCAGAATATCTGGTGGATTCTTTGAAGGATCCAGCAGCTGTGGTTCTAGGATCATGCCCAGGAGAAGGAAAAGTTAGCCTTGTTGTTGCTCTAACACCAGGAGTTGTTAATCTCGGAATTAAAGCCGGTGAAGTTATAAAGCCTCTAGCTAAATCGTGTGGTGGAGGAGGGGGTGGTCGGCCTAATTTCGCTCAAGCAGGTGGGAGGAAACCAGAGAACTTGCTAGGCGCTCTTGAAGAAGCTCGTGAACAGCTTAAAAATCTGCTTGAAAAATGA
- the LOC107002814 gene encoding alanine--tRNA ligase, chloroplastic/mitochondrial isoform X2: MTSLNFPKTGHGRDSILLFPTSCFQSKPFLPSSKGYRYSSGLIVRTQTLIYASSLSNGRTKIKGPREIQFVAKEDKLRDPQTSGDAIRQRFLDFYAARGHKVLPSASLVPDDPTVLLTIAGMLQFKPIFLGKVPREVPSAATSQKCIRTNDIENVGRTSRHQTFFEMLGNFSFGDYFKKEAIKWAWELSTSEYGLPADRLWISVYEDDDETFALWHDELGIPKERIKRLGEDDNFWTSGVTGPCGPCSELYYDFHPERGTSDVDLGDDTRFIEFYNLVFMQYNKKDDGSLEPLKQKNIDTGLGLERMARILQKVPNNYETDLIFPILEKAAELANVSYALADDSTKTKLKIIGDHMRAVVYLISDGVNPSNIGRGYVVRRLIRRVVRTGRLLGVKGDGMGDLQGAFLPILAKKVIELSTNIDADVKTRSSRILEELRREELRFVLTLERGEKLLEQMLADALLNIQGTETAPCLSGKDAFILYDTYGFPVEITKEVAEERGISIDMNSFDIEMEKQRQLSQAAHDTVKLAVENGANHAEDIPDTEFLGYNTLHSKAVVEGLLVNGSPVAQVSKGGEVEILLNRTPFYAESGGQIGDNGFLYMMEAENGQKAIVEIKDVQKSMGNIFVHKGTITEGTIEVGREVEAAVDANLRQRAKVHHTATHLLQSALKRVIGQETSQAGSMVAFDRLRFDFNFHRSLQDKELEEIEGLINQWIGDGTILETKVMSLTDAKGAGAVAMFGEKYGEQVRVVEVPGVSMELCGGTHVSNTAEIRGFKIISEQGIASGIRRIEAVAGDAFIEYVLTRDNYMKQLCSTLKVKAEEVTGRVDGLLEELRLTRNEVSAARAKAAIYKASTLASRAFTIGTSKSIRLLVEFMDDIDADSLKSAAEYLVDSLKDPAAVVLGSCPGEGKVSLVVALTPGVVNLGIKAGEVIKPLAKSCGGGGGGRPNFAQAGGRKPENLLGALEEAREQLKNLLEK; encoded by the exons ATGACAAGCCTCAACTTTCCTAAGACTGGCCATGGCAGGGACTCTATACTCCTCTTTCCTACTTCATGCTTCCAATCAAAACCTTTTCTTCCTTCATCCAAAG GTTATAGGTATTCTTCAGGTTTGATTGTAAGGACCCAGACCTTAATTTATGCAAGTAGTTTATCCAATGGACGCACTAAAATAAAGGGACCAAGAGAAATACAGTTTGTCGCAAAAG AGGATAAGTTAAGGGATCCCCAGACAAGTGGTGATGCTATACGTCAGCGCTTCCTTGACTTTTATGCTGCAAGAGGTCACAAGGTTCTTCCAAGTGCTTCTCTTGTCCCAGATGATCCGACTGTTCTATTGACAATTGCCGGAATGCTTCAGTTTAAGCCTATATTCCTTGGAAAG GTTCCCAGGGAAGTACCTAGTGCAGCTACTTCTCAGAAATGCATCCGAACAAATGATATTGAGAATGTGGGTCGAACATCCCGACATCAAACATTCTTTGAGATGCTTGGAAATTTTAGTTTTGGAGATTATTTTAAGAAGGAAGCTATTAAGTGGGCATGGGAGCTCTCCACCTCTGA ATATGGACTCCCAGCTGATAGATTATGGATTAGTGTTTACgaagatgatgatgaaactTTTGCACTATGGCATGATGAG CTAGGTATTCCTAAAGAGCGGATAAAAAGACTTGGAGAAGATGATAACTTCTGGACAAGTGGAGTTACCGGTCCCTGCGGTCCCTGCTCTGAACTTTATTATGATTTCCATCCCGAGAGGGGCACTTCTGATGTT GATCTTGGAGATGATACAAGATTTATAGAGTTCTACAACCTTGTTTTTATGCAATACAATAAGAAGGATGATGGTTCCCTTGAGCCTTTGAAGCAAAAGAATATAGATACTGGACTTGGTTTAGAGCGTATGGCCAGGATTCTGCAGAAG GTCCCCAACAATTATGAAACAGACTTAATATTTCCCATCCTAGAGAAGGCTGCAGAATTGGCCAATGTCTCATATGCTCTTGCAGATGACTCTACAAAAACAAAGCTTAAA ATAATAGGAGATCATATGCGTGCAGTTGTTTATCTGATATCTGATGGTGTCAACCCATCAAATATTGGTAGAGGGTATGTGGTACGTCGCCTCATTAGAAGGGTTGTTCGAACAGGCAGGTTACTTGGTGTAAAGGGAGATGGGATGGGTGATCTTCAAGGAGCATTTTTGCCAATTCTTGCCAAAAAGGTGATTGAACTAAGCACCAATATTGATGCTGATGTGAAGACAAGATCATCCCGCATACTTGAGGAATTGAGAAGGGAGGAGCTTCGTTTTGTCTTGACTCTAGAAAGGGGAGAAAAACTTCTTGAGCAGATGCTGGCAGATGCATTATTAAATATTCAGGGAACTGAGACTGCACCCTGTCTGTCGGGCAAGGATGCATTCATATTGTATGACACCTATGGATTTCCAGTGGAGATAACAAAGGAAGTTGCTGAAGAACGTGGAATCAGTATAGATATGAATAGCTTTGACATAGAAATGGAGAAGCAAAGACAGCTATCTCAGGCTGCACATGATACAGTTAAACTAGCAGTTGAAAATGGTGCAAACCATGCTGAAGATATCCCTGATACTGAGTTTCTTGGCTACAATACTCTCCATTCCAAGGCAGTGGTTGAGGGTTTGTTGGTAAATGGTAGTCCTGTAGCACAAGTCTCCAAAGGAGGTGAAGTTGAAATTTTGCTGAACAGGACTCCATTTTATGCCGAGTCGGGAGGCCAAATTGGGGATAACGGTTTTCTATACATGATGGAGGCTGAAAATGGACAGAAAGCTATTGTAGAAATAAAAGATGTCCAAAAATCTATGGGTAATATATTTGTCCATAAAGGGACAATCACAGAAGGTACTATAGAGGTTGGCCGAGAAGTAGAAGCTGCTGTTGATGCAAACTTGAGGCAGCGGGCTAAG GTTCACCATACAGCTACTCATTTACTTCAATCAGCACTCAAAAGAGTAATTGGTCAGGAAACATCTCAAGCAGGATCAATGGTTGCTTTTGATCGTCTTAGATTTGACTTCAACTTCCATCGATCTCTTCAAGACAAGGAACTCGAAGAAATCGAAGGTTTGATAAACCAATGGATTGGCGATGGCACAATTCTGGAAACAAAAGTCATGTCTTTGACTGACGCAAAAGGAGCTGGGGCGGTTGCTATGTTTGGAGAAAAATATGGAGAACAG GTACGCGTAGTTGAAGTTCCTGGCGTGTCGATGGAATTATGTGGTGGCACCCATGTCAGCAATACTGCTGAGATACGTGGCTTCAAAATCATATCAGAGCAGGGCATTGCATCGGGAATAAGGCGAATTGAAGCTGTAGCTGGAGATGCTTTCATTGAGTATGTCCTTACAAGAGATAACTACATGAAGCAGCTATGCTCCACTCTCAAA GTAAAAGCAGAAGAAGTAACTGGCAGGGTAGACGGGCTTTTGGAAGAATTACGATTGACAAGAAATGAAGTTTCAGCTGCTCGGGCAAAAGCAGCAATCTATAAGGCATCAACACTTGCTAGCAGAGCGTTTACTATTGGAACTTCAAAAAGTATTAG GCTCCTAGTTGAGTTCATGGATGATATTGATGCCGATTCACTTAAGAGTGCTGCAGAATATCTGGTGGATTCTTTGAAGGATCCAGCAGCTGTGGTTCTAGGATCATGCCCAGGAGAAGGAAAAGTTAGCCTTGTTGTTGCTCTAACACCAGGAGTTGTTAATCTCGGAATTAAAGCCGGTGAAGTTATAAAGCCTCTAGCTAAATCGTGTGGTGGAGGAGGGGGTGGTCGGCCTAATTTCGCTCAAGCAGGTGGGAGGAAACCAGAGAACTTGCTAGGCGCTCTTGAAGAAGCTCGTGAACAGCTTAAAAATCTGCTTGAAAAATGA
- the LOC107002814 gene encoding alanine--tRNA ligase, chloroplastic/mitochondrial isoform X4, with protein MDPISKMRRLECHKLQTNTSKSLLYDGFRHKIFVCRYGLPADRLWISVYEDDDETFALWHDELGIPKERIKRLGEDDNFWTSGVTGPCGPCSELYYDFHPERGTSDVDLGDDTRFIEFYNLVFMQYNKKDDGSLEPLKQKNIDTGLGLERMARILQKVPNNYETDLIFPILEKAAELANVSYALADDSTKTKLKIIGDHMRAVVYLISDGVNPSNIGRGYVVRRLIRRVVRTGRLLGVKGDGMGDLQGAFLPILAKKVIELSTNIDADVKTRSSRILEELRREELRFVLTLERGEKLLEQMLADALLNIQGTETAPCLSGKDAFILYDTYGFPVEITKEVAEERGISIDMNSFDIEMEKQRQLSQAAHDTVKLAVENGANHAEDIPDTEFLGYNTLHSKAVVEGLLVNGSPVAQVSKGGEVEILLNRTPFYAESGGQIGDNGFLYMMEAENGQKAIVEIKDVQKSMGNIFVHKGTITEGTIEVGREVEAAVDANLRQRAKVHHTATHLLQSALKRVIGQETSQAGSMVAFDRLRFDFNFHRSLQDKELEEIEGLINQWIGDGTILETKVMSLTDAKGAGAVAMFGEKYGEQVRVVEVPGVSMELCGGTHVSNTAEIRGFKIISEQGIASGIRRIEAVAGDAFIEYVLTRDNYMKQLCSTLKVKAEEVTGRVDGLLEELRLTRNEVSAARAKAAIYKASTLASRAFTIGTSKSIRLLVEFMDDIDADSLKSAAEYLVDSLKDPAAVVLGSCPGEGKVSLVVALTPGVVNLGIKAGEVIKPLAKSCGGGGGGRPNFAQAGGRKPENLLGALEEAREQLKNLLEK; from the exons ATGGACCCCATCTCAAAAATGAGAAGATTAGAATGCCATAAACTGCAGACAAATACATCTAAATCTTTGTTATATGATGGTTTCAGGCATAAAA TCTTTGTCTGCAGATATGGACTCCCAGCTGATAGATTATGGATTAGTGTTTACgaagatgatgatgaaactTTTGCACTATGGCATGATGAG CTAGGTATTCCTAAAGAGCGGATAAAAAGACTTGGAGAAGATGATAACTTCTGGACAAGTGGAGTTACCGGTCCCTGCGGTCCCTGCTCTGAACTTTATTATGATTTCCATCCCGAGAGGGGCACTTCTGATGTT GATCTTGGAGATGATACAAGATTTATAGAGTTCTACAACCTTGTTTTTATGCAATACAATAAGAAGGATGATGGTTCCCTTGAGCCTTTGAAGCAAAAGAATATAGATACTGGACTTGGTTTAGAGCGTATGGCCAGGATTCTGCAGAAG GTCCCCAACAATTATGAAACAGACTTAATATTTCCCATCCTAGAGAAGGCTGCAGAATTGGCCAATGTCTCATATGCTCTTGCAGATGACTCTACAAAAACAAAGCTTAAA ATAATAGGAGATCATATGCGTGCAGTTGTTTATCTGATATCTGATGGTGTCAACCCATCAAATATTGGTAGAGGGTATGTGGTACGTCGCCTCATTAGAAGGGTTGTTCGAACAGGCAGGTTACTTGGTGTAAAGGGAGATGGGATGGGTGATCTTCAAGGAGCATTTTTGCCAATTCTTGCCAAAAAGGTGATTGAACTAAGCACCAATATTGATGCTGATGTGAAGACAAGATCATCCCGCATACTTGAGGAATTGAGAAGGGAGGAGCTTCGTTTTGTCTTGACTCTAGAAAGGGGAGAAAAACTTCTTGAGCAGATGCTGGCAGATGCATTATTAAATATTCAGGGAACTGAGACTGCACCCTGTCTGTCGGGCAAGGATGCATTCATATTGTATGACACCTATGGATTTCCAGTGGAGATAACAAAGGAAGTTGCTGAAGAACGTGGAATCAGTATAGATATGAATAGCTTTGACATAGAAATGGAGAAGCAAAGACAGCTATCTCAGGCTGCACATGATACAGTTAAACTAGCAGTTGAAAATGGTGCAAACCATGCTGAAGATATCCCTGATACTGAGTTTCTTGGCTACAATACTCTCCATTCCAAGGCAGTGGTTGAGGGTTTGTTGGTAAATGGTAGTCCTGTAGCACAAGTCTCCAAAGGAGGTGAAGTTGAAATTTTGCTGAACAGGACTCCATTTTATGCCGAGTCGGGAGGCCAAATTGGGGATAACGGTTTTCTATACATGATGGAGGCTGAAAATGGACAGAAAGCTATTGTAGAAATAAAAGATGTCCAAAAATCTATGGGTAATATATTTGTCCATAAAGGGACAATCACAGAAGGTACTATAGAGGTTGGCCGAGAAGTAGAAGCTGCTGTTGATGCAAACTTGAGGCAGCGGGCTAAG GTTCACCATACAGCTACTCATTTACTTCAATCAGCACTCAAAAGAGTAATTGGTCAGGAAACATCTCAAGCAGGATCAATGGTTGCTTTTGATCGTCTTAGATTTGACTTCAACTTCCATCGATCTCTTCAAGACAAGGAACTCGAAGAAATCGAAGGTTTGATAAACCAATGGATTGGCGATGGCACAATTCTGGAAACAAAAGTCATGTCTTTGACTGACGCAAAAGGAGCTGGGGCGGTTGCTATGTTTGGAGAAAAATATGGAGAACAG GTACGCGTAGTTGAAGTTCCTGGCGTGTCGATGGAATTATGTGGTGGCACCCATGTCAGCAATACTGCTGAGATACGTGGCTTCAAAATCATATCAGAGCAGGGCATTGCATCGGGAATAAGGCGAATTGAAGCTGTAGCTGGAGATGCTTTCATTGAGTATGTCCTTACAAGAGATAACTACATGAAGCAGCTATGCTCCACTCTCAAA GTAAAAGCAGAAGAAGTAACTGGCAGGGTAGACGGGCTTTTGGAAGAATTACGATTGACAAGAAATGAAGTTTCAGCTGCTCGGGCAAAAGCAGCAATCTATAAGGCATCAACACTTGCTAGCAGAGCGTTTACTATTGGAACTTCAAAAAGTATTAG GCTCCTAGTTGAGTTCATGGATGATATTGATGCCGATTCACTTAAGAGTGCTGCAGAATATCTGGTGGATTCTTTGAAGGATCCAGCAGCTGTGGTTCTAGGATCATGCCCAGGAGAAGGAAAAGTTAGCCTTGTTGTTGCTCTAACACCAGGAGTTGTTAATCTCGGAATTAAAGCCGGTGAAGTTATAAAGCCTCTAGCTAAATCGTGTGGTGGAGGAGGGGGTGGTCGGCCTAATTTCGCTCAAGCAGGTGGGAGGAAACCAGAGAACTTGCTAGGCGCTCTTGAAGAAGCTCGTGAACAGCTTAAAAATCTGCTTGAAAAATGA